CGATCAGCTCAGAGCAATGCTCTGGGCACCGTCTTTGATGTGCACGGTGTTGGTGAAGCGGCAGGTGTTGTCCAGGTTGCTAATCACCAGGCTGCTGGTGCGTGTGCAGTCCGTTTCGAACTTAACTCCATTGAAGAGCAGACCATCAGTGATGCCGCTTCCTGCGAAACAAACATGCTCACCGCAGGCCAGTTCCTCAGCTTCGTAGACCTTGTCGGGATCGGTGATACCCATCTCAGTCAGACGCGCCAGGTTGCCCTCTTTGGTCATGTCAGCCCATTCGGAAGTTTGAGCCACAGCCGGGTCGTAAACCAGCTGGCCCTGGAAATGGCCACCGAGAGCGCGCATGGCAGCAGCAGAGATCACACCCTCCGGTGCTGCACCAATGCCCATCAGGCAGTGGGTACCAGTGCCGGCAAAGCCACAGGCGATCGCAGCCTGAACGTCACCATCAGAGATGGGTTGGATCCGTGCACCGGTGGCGCGGATCTCAGCGATCAGATCCTTGTGACGAGCACGATCCATCACAACGATGGTCAGTTCGTCAGGGGCAAGCCCCAGGCATTCGCTGAGGATCTTGATGTTTTCAGTGGCCGACTTGCGGATATCCACTTTGCCCTTGGCTGCCGGGGGCGCAGCCAGCTTCTTCATATAGAAGTCGGGAGCATTGAACAGACCGCCACGGTCGGATGCCGCAAGAACGGCCATTGAGCCACGTTGGTTGTAGGCACAAAGATTGGTGCCTTCGCAAGGGTCAACGGCGAAATCGACGCCAGGACCATTGCCAGTACCGACCTCTTCTCCGATGTAAAGCATGGGAGCTTCGTCGCGTTCGCCCTCACCGATAACGATGCGACCTTGCATTTGAATTTGATTCATGCGCTTGCGCATGGCATCAACAGCCAATGCATCCGCTTCATCCTTCAGACCTTTGCCGGAGAGCGTGGCGGAAGCGATGGCGGCTTGCTCGACGATCTCGAGAATTTCCTGAATGAGGGTCTGATCCACGGGACTCCGGATGGGGTGGTACGGGTTGGCGAGATCTCCTGGACGGGCAGTTTGCCGCCGCCGCAGTGGATCTCGACGTCTGAGCGCGGCTCACTGTATCAGTGGTTGCAGGAGTCCCTAAAATCACTCGGCATTTCGCGCTCCACATCCATGAGCACCAAGCCCCTGGTGATCTCGCCGTCGATCCTGTCGGCTGACTTCGCACGCCTCGGCGAAGAAGTGAAAGCCGTGGACGAAGCAGGTGCGGATTGGATCCATGTGGATGTGATGGACGGGCGCTTTGTCCC
This genomic interval from Synechococcus sp. UW69 contains the following:
- the glpX gene encoding class II fructose-bisphosphatase; its protein translation is MDQTLIQEILEIVEQAAIASATLSGKGLKDEADALAVDAMRKRMNQIQMQGRIVIGEGERDEAPMLYIGEEVGTGNGPGVDFAVDPCEGTNLCAYNQRGSMAVLAASDRGGLFNAPDFYMKKLAAPPAAKGKVDIRKSATENIKILSECLGLAPDELTIVVMDRARHKDLIAEIRATGARIQPISDGDVQAAIACGFAGTGTHCLMGIGAAPEGVISAAAMRALGGHFQGQLVYDPAVAQTSEWADMTKEGNLARLTEMGITDPDKVYEAEELACGEHVCFAGSGITDGLLFNGVKFETDCTRTSSLVISNLDNTCRFTNTVHIKDGAQSIALS